One window from the genome of Magnolia sinica isolate HGM2019 chromosome 4, MsV1, whole genome shotgun sequence encodes:
- the LOC131243922 gene encoding neutral ceramidase 2-like: MDLSSPFYRHILGPCSHFRFCILLLLFLHDCRGVLSDSNYLIGLGSYDITGPAADVNMMGYANPEQTTSGIHFRLRARTFIVAKPQGKRVLFVNLDACMASQIITIKVLERLKARYGDLYNERNVAISGIHTHAGPGGYLQYVIYIITSLGFVRQSFDVIVNGIEKSIIQAHENLRPGSIFVNQGELLDAGINRSPSAYLNNPPEEQSQYKYDVDKEMTLLKFVDDEWGPVGSFNWFPTHGTSMSRTNSLISGDNKGAAARFMEDWSKQNGFLEGIEGTHPEGSGIGHSEMDGIPRRVSNIIPNMHDNHDEMTERAASFQASGGRPATRSMSVRRRVRRVLEQSGQPTFVSAFCQSNCGDVSPNVFGAFCIDTGLPCDFNHSTCGGKNELCYGRGPGYPDEFESTRMIGERQFRKAVELFKEASEQLKGEVDYRHTYLDLSNLNVTTPSSGEGNGAVTTCPAALGFAFAAGTTDGPGAFDFKQGDDQGNPFWRLVRNLLKSPTKEQISCQHPKPILLDTGEMKEPYDWAPSILPIQILRIGQLVILSVPGEFTTMAGRRLRDAVKMVLTNGGNGEFDSNVHVVIAGLTNTYSQYVTTFEEYQIQRYEGASTLFGPHTLSAYIQEFKKLAAALISGLSVEPGPQPPDLLDKQLGFLGPVVADSTPIGIKFGDVSVDVPKNATFKRGENVMVTFWSACPRNDLMTEGTFALVEILRDGTWASAYDDDDFCLLFKWSRPWKLSTRSHATIEWRIPELAVPGMYRIRHFGASKRLFGSIRHFTGVSGTFNVI, encoded by the exons ATGGATTTATCTTCTCCCTTCTACCGCCACATTCTGGGGCCATGTTCACATTTCCGGTTCTGCATTTTGCTACTGCTCTTTCTACATGACTGCAGGGGAGTGCTCTCTGATTCCAATTACTTGATTGGGCTGGGAAGCTATGACATAACAGGACCTGCAGCAGATGTCAACATGATGGGATATGCTAATCCTGAACAAACTACATCTGGAATTCACTTTAGGCTGCGGGCCCGAACATTTATTGTGGCTAAGCCTCAGGGGAAACGGGTCCTATTTGTTAATCTCGATGCATGCATGGCCTCACAAATAATCACAATTAAAGTGCTTGAGAGACTGAAAGCAAG GTATGGGGACCTATATAATGAACGGAATGTGGCAATCAGTGGCATTCACACACATGCCGGGCCTGGGGGCTACCTTCAGTATGTCATATATATCATAACGTCTCTTGGATTTGTACGCCAGTCGTTTGACGTAATTGTCAATGGCATTGAGAAAAGCATTATACAAGCTCATGAAAATCTTCGTCCAGGATCGATTTTTGTTAATCAAG GTGAGCTCCTAGATGCTGGTATAAACCGTAGTCCCAGTGCTTATCTTAATAATCCTCCAGAGGAACAGAGCCAATACAAGTACGACGTTGACAAGGAGATGACTCTCTTGAAGTTTGTAGATGATGAGTGGGGGCCAGTAGGTAGTTTTAACTGGTTCCCAACTCACGGAACTTCCATGAGCCGTACAAACTCATTAATAAGTGGTGACAACAAAGGCGCTGCGGCACGTTTTATGGAGGACTGGTCTAAACAGAATGGCTTTCTCGAAGGCATTGAAGGCACACACCCTGAGGGATCTGGCATCGGCCATAGTGAAATGGATGGGATTCCTCGGCGAGTCTCAAACATAATCCCCAACATGCATGATAACC ATGATGAGATGACCGAGCGTGCAGCCTCCTTCCAGGCTTCTGGTGGAAGGCCAGCAACAAGGTCCATGAGTGTCCGTCGGCGTGTCAGGCGTGTTCTCGAGCAGAGTGGCCAACCAACATTTGTATCTGCGTTTTGTCAATCAAATTGTGGTGATGTTAGCCCAAATGTGTTTGGTGCATTCTGCATAGACACCGGGCTACCTTGTGATTTCAACCACAGTACCTGTGGCGGAAAGAATGAGTTGTGCTATGGCCGTGGCCCAGG TTACCCAGATGAATTTGAAAGTACCCGCATGATCGGAGAGAGGCAATTTAGGAAAGCCGTGGAACTGTTCAAAGAAGCATCCGAACAGTTGAAGGGGGAGGTTGATTATCGTCACACGTATTTGGATCTCTCAAATCTTAACGTCACAACCCCTTCAAGTGGAGAAGGTAATGGTGCCGTCACAACATGCCCTGCTGCCTTGGGGTTTGCTTTTGCTGCAGGGACCACTGATGGTCCTGGAGCTTTTGATTTCAAGCAAGGAGATGACCAG GGTAATCCATTCTGGAGGTTGGTGCGGAACTTGCTAAAATCACCTACTAAGGAACAAATTTCTTGCCAACATCCAAAGCCAATTTTACTTGATACGGGTGAAATGAAAGAACCATATGACTGGGCG CCTTCAATACTCCCAATTCAAATTCTTAGGATTGGCCAGCTGGTTATTCTCAGCGTACCTGGAG AGTTCACTACAATGGCTGGTAGGCGTCTCCGTGATGCTGTGAAAATGGTACTTACTAATGGAGGCAATGGGGAATTCGACAGCAATGTTCATGTCGTTATTGCTGGGCTGACGAACACATACTCCCAGTATGTGACCACCTTTGAGGAGTACCAGATCCAAAGATATGAG GGAGCCTCGACATTGTTTGGTCCGCACACTCTCAGTGCCTACATTCAGGAGTTCAAGAAGCTGGCAGCAGCTCTGATCAGTGGCCTGAGCGTCGAACCAGGCCCACAGCCCCCAGACCTCTTGGACAAGCAACTAGGCTTCCTGGGGCCGGTGGTTGCAGACTCGACGCCAATTGGCATCAAGTTCGGAGATGTCAGCGTTGATGTTCCGAAGAATGCTACTTTCAAGAGGGGCGAGAATGTAATGGTCACTTTCTGGTCTGCATGCCCGAGGAACGATCTCATGACCGAGGGGACATTTGCTCTTGTGGAGATCCTACGTGACGGGACATGGGCCTCGgcctatgatgatgatgatttctgtCTACTGTTCAAGTGGTCACGGCCATGGAAACTGAGTACACGTAGCCATGCAACTATAGAGTGGAGGATTCCTGAATTGGCAGTTCCGGGCATGTACCGGATAAGGCATTTCGGTGCATCGAAAAGATTGTTTGGGTCAATTCGCCATTTCACAGGTGTATCAGGTACGTTCAAtgtgatctag